From Callospermophilus lateralis isolate mCalLat2 chromosome 5, mCalLat2.hap1, whole genome shotgun sequence, a single genomic window includes:
- the Pelo gene encoding protein pelota homolog — protein sequence MKLVRKDIEKDNAGQVTLVPEEPEDMWHTYNLVQVGDSLRASTIRKVQTESSTGSVGSNRVRTTLTLCVEAIDFDSQACQLRVKGTNIQENEYVKMGAYHTIELEPNRQFTLAKKQWDSVVLERIEQACDPAWSADVAAVVMQEGLAHICLVTPSMTLTRAKVEVNIPRKRKGNCSQHDRALERFYEQVVQAIQRHINFDVVKCVLVASPGFVREQFCDYMFQQAVKTDNKVLLENRSKFLQVHASSGHKYSLKEALCDPTVASRLSDTKAAGEVKALDDFYKMLQHEPDRAFYGLKQVEKANEAMAVDTLLISDELFRHQDVATRSRYVRLVDSVKENAGTVRIFSSLHVSGEQLSQLTGVAAILRFPVPELSDQEDDSSSEED from the exons ATGAAGCTGGTGAGGAAGGACATTGAGAAGGACAATGCGGGTCAGGTGACCCTGGTCCCCGAGGAGCCTGAGGACATGTGGCACACTTACAATCTAGTGCAGGTGGGCGACAGCCTTCGCGCCTCCACCATCCGTAAGGTACAGACCGAGTCCTCCACTGGCAGCGTAGGAAGCAACCGGGTCCGTACAACGCTCACTCTCTGCGTGGAGGCCATTGACTTTGACTCTCAAGCTTGCCAGCTGCGGGTCAAAGGGACCAATATCCAAGAGAATGAGTATGTCAAGATGGGGGCTTACCACACCATCGAGCTGGAGCCCAACCGCCAGTTCACCCTGGCCAAGAAACAGTGGGATAGTGTGGTTCTGGAGCGCATTGAACAGGCCTGTGACCCTGCCTGGAGTGCTGATGTGGCAGCGGTGGTCATGCAGGAAGGTCTCGCACATATCTGCTTAGTCACTCCCAGCATGACCCTCACTCGGGCCAAGGTGGAGGTGAACATCCCTAGGAAAAGGAAAGGCAACTGCTCCCAGCATGACCGGGCCTTGGAGCGGTTCTATGAACAGGTGGTTCAGGCCATCCAGCGCCACATAAACTTCGATGTTGTAAAGTGTGTCCTGGTGGCCAGCCCAGGATTTGTGCGGGAACAGTTCTGCGACTACATGTTTCAGCAAGCAGTGAAGACTGACAACAAAGTTCTCCTAGAAAACCGGTCCAAATTCCTTCAG GTACATGCCTCCTCTGGACACAAGTACTCCCTGAAAGAGGCCCTTTGTGACCCTACTGTAGCTAGCCGCCTTTCAGACACTAAAGCTGCTGGGGAAGTTAAAGCCTTGGATGACTTCTATAAAATGTTACAACATGAACCTGACCGAGCCTTCTATGGACTCAAGCAGGTGGAGAAGGCTAACGAAGCCATGGCTGTTGACACATTGCTCATCAGCGATGAGCTCTTCAGACACCAGGATGTAGCTACACGTAGCCGGTATGTAAGGCTGGTGGACAGTGTAAAAGAAAATGCGGGCACTGTTAGGATATTCTCTAGTCTTCATGTATCTGGGGAACAGCTCAGCCAATTGACTGGAGTAGCCGCCATTCTTCGATTTCCTGTTCCTGAACTTTCTGACCAAGAGGATGATTCCAGTTCTGAAGAAGATTAA